The stretch of DNA AGTGTTAGATCGTATGGTGGATATTGAAAGACTGGATAATGGCTCATTTCTACTTGATGATAATATACTTTCGGATATACTTTATCTAAGCGAAAAGGAACGCTTGAAGTAATAAAATGTATTTCATGTCCCTTTTCAGCTAATAGTTTACCTAGCTCTGTAGCAATTACACCTGACCCTCCGACAGTCGGATAACAAGTGATGCCTATCTTCTTCACGGTGTCCCTTCTTTCTCTTGTCTCTCTTTGATTATCTCTCTCCATTTCAAATCTCCTCTGCTAAGGCCATGAATAAAGATCTCTGCACCTGCAATATTCGTTACTAATGGTATCTGATGAACATCACATAAACGCATTAATGCACTTACGTCAGGTTCATGAGGTTGAGCAGTTAGTGGATCTCGGAAAAAGATAATCATATCCATCTCTCCGTTCGCAATCATAGCTCCAATTTGTTGATCTCCACCAAGTGGACCGGATTGAAAACGGTGAATTTGTAAGCCTGTAGCATTCGAAATTTTCATGCCGGTAGTACCGGTAGCAAATAATCTATGTTTTGACAACACATGGGTATATGCAGTCGTAAATTGAATCATGTCTTCTTTCTTTTCGTCATGTGCGATTAATGCTATATTCATATCTAAACTCCCATCATTCTTATATTTACAATAGGTTCTCCAAACCATATACAAGTTCTTCTAAATCCATAACTTGATTTACACATTCCCTTATACCATCCATAAAAGAAGCACGATTCATGGAGTCATGACTGATGGTTAATGTTTGACCAGCACCACCGAAAATAACCTCTTGATGTGCTACTAATCCCGGTAAACGCATACTATGAATGCGCATGCCATCCATATCTGCACCTCTAGCACCTGGTAATGTTTCTTCCTCTTTTGGATGTCCTTGTTTTTGGCTTTCACGTACATCTTGAATTAATTCAGCTGTCTTTTTAGCAGTACCTGATGGCGCATCTAATTTTTGATCATGATGTTTTTCTATTATTTCTACATTCGGGAAATACTTTGCTGCCATTTTAGAGAATTTCATCATTAATACAGCACCTATTGCAAAATTCGGAGCAATGATACATCCTCGTTGTTGTTGCTTAGAAAGTTCTTTAAGCTCAGATAGTTGTTCATCCGTAAATCCTGTTGTCCCTACTACTGGTCGCACTTTATATTCTAAAGCTGTTTTGGTATGTTTATAACCCACTTCAGGCGTTGTTAAGTCCACAAAAACATCTGCTTGATGTTGTTTTAAGCATGAATCAATATCCGTGTAAATAGGTACTTGAAGATCATCTGAGAATTGTTCCAGCTCACCTAAATTTAATCCATCATGTTTGTGATCTAAGCAAGCAACCAGACGAAAAGAATCTTCTTTTGTAATCATTTGTACAGCTTCATATCCCATTCTACCTCTAGGTCCAGCTACGATTATATTAATTGCCATGTATTATTCTCCTGTTTCTTTTCTTGTCCAACGATTTTTATCTCTTGTTTCGAATTTTTCTATGGATTGTTGAAATGCATCCGATAATTGAAAATCAAGTGAATTTGCGAAGCAAGCAAGTACGAATAGAATATCCCCGACTTCTTCTTCTACTGTTTTTATATTTTCCGTTTGCTTTTTTGGTTTTTCACCGTAATAATGATTAATTTCTCTAGCAAGTTCTCCCGTTTCTTCACTTAACCTAGCCATTAATGCTAAAGGAGAAAAATATCCTTCTTTAAATTGAGAGATATACTCATCGGTAAGAGTTTGAATATCTTCCACATTATGTACACGATTTGTCATTAAAAACTCGCCTCCAACTTTCATACTACCCTTTTAATGGTAGCTAAAAGACACCGTTTTGACAAATAATAGGTATCTAAGATTGGATTGTTTGTTCATTGGAATTTGTCTATAATAAGAATGGTTTTGTATTTTTCGAAAACTGAAGGAGGATAGGTTTATGTTTGGATTGAAGTTTAAAAATATTGGTTTTATATTACTCGGTTCAGCGATATTTTCATTTGGAGTTGTACATTTCAACATGCAACACAATCTTGGTGAGGGTGGATTTACGGGGATTACGTTGCTTTTATATTTCTTATGGGATATTGATCCAGCTATTAGTAATTTAGTACTTAATGTACCTGTGTTTTTTATAGGTTGGAAATTAT from Oceanobacillus iheyensis HTE831 encodes:
- a CDS encoding nucleotide pyrophosphohydrolase, with protein sequence MTNRVHNVEDIQTLTDEYISQFKEGYFSPLALMARLSEETGELAREINHYYGEKPKKQTENIKTVEEEVGDILFVLACFANSLDFQLSDAFQQSIEKFETRDKNRWTRKETGE
- the dapB gene encoding 4-hydroxy-tetrahydrodipicolinate reductase, which produces MAINIIVAGPRGRMGYEAVQMITKEDSFRLVACLDHKHDGLNLGELEQFSDDLQVPIYTDIDSCLKQHQADVFVDLTTPEVGYKHTKTALEYKVRPVVGTTGFTDEQLSELKELSKQQQRGCIIAPNFAIGAVLMMKFSKMAAKYFPNVEIIEKHHDQKLDAPSGTAKKTAELIQDVRESQKQGHPKEEETLPGARGADMDGMRIHSMRLPGLVAHQEVIFGGAGQTLTISHDSMNRASFMDGIRECVNQVMDLEELVYGLENLL
- the mgsA gene encoding methylglyoxal synthase translates to MNIALIAHDEKKEDMIQFTTAYTHVLSKHRLFATGTTGMKISNATGLQIHRFQSGPLGGDQQIGAMIANGEMDMIIFFRDPLTAQPHEPDVSALMRLCDVHQIPLVTNIAGAEIFIHGLSRGDLKWREIIKERQEKEGTP